A region from the Pseudomonas sp. P8_229 genome encodes:
- a CDS encoding YhbY family RNA-binding protein translates to MPLTPEQKKQYKSIGHHLKPVLTVADNGLTEGVLAELERALADHELIKIKLNILDRESRLAHIAELCKVGKADLVQVIGKMALVYRKNFSANKQLSNVHRFK, encoded by the coding sequence ATGCCGCTCACTCCAGAGCAGAAGAAACAGTACAAATCCATTGGCCACCACCTGAAACCAGTCTTGACTGTGGCTGACAACGGTTTGACTGAAGGTGTGCTAGCCGAACTCGAACGCGCATTGGCGGATCACGAGCTGATCAAGATCAAGCTCAACATCCTCGATCGCGAGTCGCGCTTGGCGCACATTGCAGAACTGTGCAAGGTCGGCAAAGCGGACCTGGTTCAGGTCATCGGCAAGATGGCACTGGTTTACCGCAAGAACTTCAGCGCCAACAAGCAGCTGTCGAACGTTCATCGCTTCAAGTGA
- the glmM gene encoding phosphoglucosamine mutase, protein MSKKYFGTDGIRGRVGEYPITPDFMLKLGWAAGMAFRKMGACKVLVGKDTRISGYMFESALEAGLTSAGADVMLLGPMPTPAIAYLSRTFQAEAGIVISASHNPHDDNGIKFFSGKGTKLPDELELMIEELLDAPMTVVESSKIGKVSRINDASGRYIEFCKSSVPTGTSFSGLKIVIDCAHGATYKVAPSVFRELGADVVVLSAQPNGLNINDNCGSTHMGQLQAAVLAEHADLGIAFDGDGDRVLMVDHTGAVVDGDELLFIIARDLHERGKLQGGVVGTLMSNLGLELALADLSIPFIRANVGDRYVIAELLERNWMVGGENSGHIVCFNHTTTGDAIIAALQVLMALKARNEGLAQSRQALRKCPQVLINVRFSGGESPLEHPAVKEASARVTQAMAGRGRVLLRKSGTEPLVRVMVEGEDETQVRTYAEELAKLVTEVSA, encoded by the coding sequence ATGAGCAAGAAATACTTTGGTACTGACGGCATTCGTGGTCGTGTCGGTGAATACCCGATTACCCCTGACTTCATGCTCAAGCTCGGCTGGGCGGCGGGCATGGCCTTCCGCAAGATGGGCGCCTGCAAGGTGCTGGTCGGCAAGGACACTCGAATCTCTGGCTACATGTTTGAGTCCGCACTTGAGGCAGGCCTGACGTCGGCGGGTGCCGATGTCATGCTGCTCGGCCCGATGCCGACGCCGGCCATTGCCTATCTGTCGCGTACATTCCAGGCTGAAGCCGGGATCGTGATCAGCGCTTCGCACAACCCGCATGACGATAACGGCATCAAATTTTTCTCCGGTAAAGGCACCAAGTTGCCTGATGAGCTGGAGCTGATGATCGAAGAATTGCTCGATGCTCCGATGACCGTGGTTGAGTCGAGCAAGATCGGTAAGGTTTCGCGCATCAACGACGCCTCCGGTCGCTACATCGAATTCTGCAAAAGCAGTGTGCCAACCGGCACCAGCTTCTCTGGCCTGAAGATCGTTATCGACTGCGCGCATGGGGCGACCTACAAGGTGGCTCCGAGTGTCTTTCGCGAATTGGGTGCTGACGTGGTCGTTTTATCGGCCCAGCCCAATGGCCTGAACATCAATGACAACTGTGGTTCGACCCATATGGGTCAACTGCAGGCTGCTGTGTTGGCTGAGCATGCAGACCTGGGTATCGCTTTCGATGGTGATGGTGATCGAGTGTTGATGGTCGATCACACTGGTGCAGTCGTCGATGGTGACGAGTTGCTGTTCATCATCGCGCGCGATCTTCACGAGCGCGGGAAATTGCAGGGTGGTGTCGTCGGCACGCTGATGAGTAACCTGGGGTTGGAGCTCGCACTGGCTGATCTCTCGATTCCATTCATTCGTGCCAACGTCGGCGACCGCTATGTGATCGCAGAGTTGCTGGAACGTAACTGGATGGTGGGTGGTGAGAACTCGGGACACATCGTCTGCTTCAATCACACCACTACGGGGGATGCGATCATTGCAGCGCTGCAGGTGCTCATGGCGCTGAAAGCCCGCAATGAGGGGCTGGCGCAATCCCGTCAGGCACTTCGCAAGTGCCCACAGGTGCTGATCAACGTGCGTTTCAGTGGGGGTGAAAGTCCACTCGAGCATCCGGCTGTCAAGGAAGCCAGTGCGCGTGTAACCCAGGCAATGGCCGGTCGTGGTCGGGTACTTTTGCGCAAGTCCGGCACAGAGCCGTTGGTGCGTGTGATGGTCGAAGGCGAGGATGAAACTCAGGTTCGCACCTACGCCGAAGAACTGGCAAAACTGGTAACTGAAGTTTCTGCCTGA
- the rlmE gene encoding 23S rRNA (uridine(2552)-2'-O)-methyltransferase RlmE, which translates to MARSKTSLGWLKRHVNDPYVKQAQKDGYRSRASYKLLEIQEKYKLIRPGMSVVDLGAAPGGWSQVTSRLIGGQGRLIASDILEMDSIPDVNFIQGDFTEDEVLARILEAVGNSQVDLVISDMAPNMSGTPEVDMPKAMFLCELALDLAERILKPGGNFVIKIFQGEGFDVYLKDARKKFDKIQMIKPDSSRGSSREQYMLAWGYRGRSE; encoded by the coding sequence ATGGCGCGTTCCAAGACAAGCCTTGGTTGGCTGAAACGACATGTCAACGATCCCTATGTGAAGCAGGCGCAGAAGGATGGCTACCGCTCGCGTGCAAGTTACAAGCTTCTGGAAATCCAGGAGAAATACAAGCTGATCCGTCCGGGCATGAGCGTTGTCGACCTGGGTGCTGCGCCTGGTGGCTGGTCGCAGGTCACTAGCCGGCTGATCGGTGGTCAGGGGCGGCTAATCGCTTCGGACATCCTGGAAATGGACAGCATTCCTGACGTGAACTTCATCCAGGGTGACTTCACCGAGGACGAAGTGCTCGCGCGGATCCTTGAAGCCGTGGGTAATTCGCAGGTGGACCTTGTGATTTCCGATATGGCCCCCAATATGAGTGGTACGCCTGAAGTGGACATGCCAAAAGCCATGTTCCTTTGCGAGCTGGCGCTTGATCTGGCTGAGCGGATACTCAAGCCGGGCGGTAATTTCGTGATCAAGATTTTTCAGGGCGAAGGGTTCGATGTTTACCTGAAGGACGCTCGCAAAAAATTCGACAAGATCCAGATGATCAAGCCGGATTCGTCCCGTGGCAGTTCCCGCGAGCAATACATGCTGGCTTGGGGTTACCGCGGGCGTAGTGAGTAA
- the nusA gene encoding transcription termination factor NusA translates to MSKEVLLVVESVSNEKGVPASVIFEALELALATATKKRFEDEVDLRVEINRHTGSYETFRRWTVVEENDLDDPAIETWPTKVAETHPGAKVGDVVEEKIESIEFGRIAAQTAKQVIVQKVREAERAQVVDAYRERLGEIISGTVKKVTRDNVIVDLGNNAEALLAREDIISRETFRVGVRLRALLKEIRTENRGPQLILSRTAPEMLIELFRIEVPEIAEGLIEVMAASRDPGSRAKIAVRSKDKRIDPQGACIGMRGSRVQAVSGELGGERVDIVLWDDNPAQFVINAMSPAEVAAIIVDEDAHAMDIAVGADNLAQAIGRGGQNVRLASQLTGWTLNVMTESDIQAKQQAETGDILRNFIDELEVDEELAQVLVDEGFTSLEEIAYVPLEEMLNIDGFDEDIVNELRARAKDRLLTKAIATEEKLADAHPAEDLLSLEGMDKDLAMELAVRGVITREDLAEQSIDDLLDIDGIDDDRAGKLIMAARAHWFE, encoded by the coding sequence ATGAGCAAAGAAGTACTGCTGGTTGTTGAGTCGGTATCCAATGAAAAGGGCGTACCGGCAAGCGTAATTTTTGAAGCGCTGGAGCTGGCCCTGGCCACTGCTACCAAAAAGCGTTTTGAAGACGAAGTTGACCTGCGTGTGGAAATTAACCGCCACACCGGTTCCTACGAAACTTTCCGTCGCTGGACGGTCGTCGAAGAGAATGACCTCGACGATCCGGCCATCGAAACCTGGCCGACCAAGGTTGCTGAAACGCATCCTGGCGCCAAGGTTGGCGACGTCGTCGAAGAAAAAATCGAATCCATCGAGTTCGGCCGCATTGCCGCACAGACTGCCAAGCAAGTCATTGTGCAGAAAGTGCGTGAAGCCGAGCGCGCTCAAGTGGTCGACGCCTATCGCGAGCGCCTGGGAGAAATCATCTCCGGCACCGTGAAAAAAGTGACCCGCGACAACGTGATCGTCGATCTGGGCAACAACGCCGAAGCGTTGCTGGCTCGTGAAGACATCATTTCTCGCGAAACCTTCCGTGTCGGTGTGCGTCTGCGTGCACTGCTCAAGGAAATCCGCACCGAGAACCGCGGCCCGCAGCTGATCCTGTCGCGTACCGCGCCGGAAATGCTGATCGAACTGTTCCGTATCGAAGTGCCGGAAATCGCTGAAGGCCTGATCGAAGTCATGGCAGCGTCTCGTGATCCGGGTTCGCGTGCCAAGATTGCTGTCCGCTCCAAGGACAAACGCATCGACCCGCAGGGCGCGTGCATCGGTATGCGCGGTTCGCGCGTCCAGGCCGTGTCGGGCGAGTTGGGTGGCGAGCGTGTCGATATTGTCCTGTGGGACGATAACCCGGCGCAGTTCGTGATCAATGCCATGTCGCCGGCAGAAGTGGCGGCCATTATCGTTGACGAAGATGCCCACGCCATGGACATCGCCGTTGGCGCAGACAATCTGGCTCAGGCCATCGGTCGCGGTGGTCAGAACGTGCGTCTGGCTAGCCAGTTGACTGGCTGGACCCTGAACGTGATGACCGAATCGGACATCCAGGCTAAGCAACAAGCAGAAACCGGCGACATCCTGCGCAACTTCATCGACGAGCTGGAAGTCGATGAAGAGCTGGCTCAGGTGCTGGTTGATGAAGGCTTCACCAGCCTGGAAGAGATTGCCTACGTACCGTTGGAAGAAATGCTCAACATCGACGGCTTTGACGAAGACATCGTCAACGAGCTTCGCGCTCGTGCCAAGGATCGCTTGTTGACCAAAGCCATCGCTACTGAGGAAAAGCTGGCAGACGCCCATCCGGCCGAAGACCTGCTCTCGCTTGAGGGTATGGACAAGGATTTGGCGATGGAACTGGCGGTGCGCGGCGTAATTACCCGCGAAGACCTGGCCGAGCAGTCTATTGACGACCTGCTCGACATCGACGGCATTGACGATGATCGTGCCGGCAAGTTGATCATGGCCGCCCGAGCCCACTGGTTCGAGTAA
- the secG gene encoding preprotein translocase subunit SecG, protein MLETVVVVFHLLGALGVVALVLLQQGKGADAGASFGAGASNTVFGSQGSSTFLSKFTAILAAGFFITSLGLGYFAKEKAHQLTQAGLPNPAVLEVPKQQPASDDVPVLQEQKSATPATDVPPAQEQK, encoded by the coding sequence ATGCTGGAAACAGTCGTAGTCGTTTTTCATCTGCTGGGTGCATTGGGCGTAGTTGCTCTGGTTTTGCTGCAGCAGGGTAAGGGTGCGGACGCTGGCGCGTCTTTCGGAGCAGGTGCTTCAAATACTGTGTTCGGAAGCCAAGGTTCCTCTACCTTTCTTAGTAAGTTTACTGCTATACTTGCCGCCGGTTTCTTCATAACCAGCTTGGGGTTAGGTTACTTTGCTAAAGAGAAGGCTCATCAGCTGACTCAAGCAGGTCTGCCAAATCCAGCAGTGTTGGAAGTACCTAAGCAACAACCGGCTTCTGATGATGTCCCGGTGCTTCAAGAGCAAAAGTCGGCTACTCCAGCGACTGACGTACCTCCAGCTCAAGAGCAGAAGTAA
- a CDS encoding MFS transporter produces the protein MLWQLAQMLWVGGFWLVHLGLRAVLGKIGLAPLLIDEIADAFAVPVVSFAAACVIFQALVLVQAEGLASLWRDFRGQVLLMALYACAMFVAVRVGWPDAQRWQEFSFLVLGFSGLVLVLQPVPGWSGRVREAHP, from the coding sequence ATGCTTTGGCAGCTGGCCCAGATGTTGTGGGTCGGCGGCTTCTGGTTGGTTCATCTCGGTTTGCGAGCGGTGTTGGGCAAGATTGGCCTGGCGCCGTTGCTGATCGATGAGATTGCCGATGCTTTTGCGGTGCCGGTGGTGAGTTTCGCCGCCGCATGCGTGATTTTTCAGGCTTTGGTGCTGGTACAGGCCGAGGGCCTTGCCAGTCTATGGCGGGATTTTCGCGGGCAAGTATTACTGATGGCGTTGTATGCGTGTGCGATGTTTGTCGCCGTGCGTGTCGGCTGGCCGGATGCGCAGCGCTGGCAGGAGTTCAGTTTTCTGGTATTGGGCTTTTCCGGTCTGGTGCTGGTGCTGCAACCGGTGCCGGGATGGAGTGGCAGGGTGCGCGAAGCACACCCTTGA
- the folP gene encoding dihydropteroate synthase — MTSVQSLTRLPCGNRVLDLARTHVMGILNVTPDSFSDGGRYSQLDVALRHAEAMVAAGATLIDVGGESTRPGARAVSPLEELERVAPIVELINRELDVVISVDTSTPAVMRETARLGAGLINDVRSLRRDGALDAAAATGLPVCLMHMLGEPGDMQDNPHYQDVTREVGEFLAERMTQCAQAGIPAERIILDPGFGFAKTLQHNLSLFKHMEALHALGRPLLVGVSRKSMIGQALNRPVGERLYGGLALAALASVKGARILRVHDVAETVDVVRMLAAVESAE; from the coding sequence ATGACTTCTGTACAGTCCCTGACCCGGTTGCCTTGCGGCAACCGGGTTCTTGATTTGGCCCGGACGCATGTCATGGGCATTCTCAATGTTACTCCTGACTCTTTCTCCGACGGCGGCCGCTACAGCCAGTTGGACGTGGCCTTGCGTCATGCTGAAGCCATGGTGGCCGCCGGCGCGACACTGATCGATGTCGGTGGCGAGTCGACTCGGCCTGGCGCTCGTGCGGTTTCGCCGCTGGAGGAGCTGGAGCGCGTGGCGCCGATCGTTGAGCTGATCAATCGCGAACTGGATGTGGTCATCTCGGTCGACACGTCGACACCGGCGGTGATGCGCGAAACTGCACGCCTTGGTGCCGGCTTGATCAACGATGTGCGTTCGCTGCGCCGTGATGGCGCGCTGGATGCCGCTGCGGCGACTGGCCTGCCGGTCTGTCTGATGCATATGCTCGGCGAGCCGGGTGATATGCAGGACAATCCGCACTATCAGGATGTAACTCGGGAAGTGGGCGAGTTTCTCGCTGAGCGCATGACGCAATGCGCACAAGCGGGCATTCCTGCCGAGCGGATCATTCTTGATCCCGGTTTTGGCTTCGCCAAAACGCTGCAGCACAATTTAAGCTTGTTCAAACATATGGAGGCTCTGCATGCGCTGGGTCGTCCGCTATTGGTTGGCGTTTCACGTAAAAGCATGATCGGCCAGGCGCTGAATCGCCCCGTGGGCGAGCGTCTGTATGGCGGTCTCGCGTTGGCGGCGCTGGCATCAGTGAAAGGAGCGCGTATATTGCGCGTCCATGATGTGGCGGAAACGGTAGACGTGGTGCGCATGCTCGCGGCCGTGGAATCAGCCGAATAA
- the tpiA gene encoding triose-phosphate isomerase: protein MRRPMVAGNWKMHGTRASVAELINGLRHLALPSGVDVAVFPPCLHINQVIDGLKGKSISVGAQNSAVESMQGALTGEIAPSQLVDAGCSLVLVGHSERRQIMGERDGMLNRKFAAAQACGLIPVLCVGETLEQREAGKTLEVVGRQLGSIIEELGVGAFAKAVIAYEPVWAIGTGLTATPQQAQDVHKAIREQLAAENSEVARGVRLLYGGSVKAANAVELFGMPDIDGGLIGGASLNADEFGAICRAAGN, encoded by the coding sequence ATGCGTCGCCCTATGGTAGCTGGTAACTGGAAGATGCACGGTACCCGCGCCAGCGTCGCTGAGCTGATCAACGGCCTTCGTCATCTGGCCTTGCCAAGCGGTGTTGATGTCGCGGTATTCCCGCCTTGCTTGCATATCAATCAAGTGATTGATGGCTTGAAAGGAAAGTCGATTTCGGTCGGTGCGCAGAATTCTGCGGTGGAATCCATGCAAGGTGCATTGACCGGTGAAATTGCGCCGAGTCAGTTGGTGGATGCAGGTTGTTCCCTGGTGCTTGTCGGGCACTCCGAACGCCGCCAGATAATGGGCGAGCGAGACGGAATGCTGAATCGCAAGTTCGCAGCGGCACAGGCATGTGGCTTGATTCCGGTGTTGTGTGTAGGGGAGACTCTCGAGCAGCGTGAAGCCGGAAAAACTCTTGAGGTTGTCGGGCGTCAGCTGGGCAGCATCATTGAGGAGCTGGGTGTTGGTGCCTTTGCCAAGGCAGTCATTGCTTACGAGCCTGTCTGGGCCATTGGTACCGGACTGACTGCAACGCCGCAACAGGCTCAGGATGTGCATAAGGCCATTCGCGAGCAGTTGGCGGCAGAGAATTCTGAAGTCGCACGAGGTGTGCGGCTTCTATACGGCGGCAGCGTGAAGGCGGCCAATGCGGTCGAACTGTTCGGCATGCCGGATATCGATGGGGGGCTCATTGGTGGAGCTTCCCTGAATGCAGATGAGTTCGGTGCGATTTGTCGCGCCGCGGGAAACTGA
- the ftsH gene encoding ATP-dependent zinc metalloprotease FtsH, with product MAKNLILWLIIAAVLVTVMNNFSSPNEPQTLNYSDFIQQVKDGKVERVAVDGYVITGKRNDGDSFKTIRPAIQDNGLIGDLVDNHVVVEGKQPEQQSIWTQLLVASFPILVIIAVFMFFMRQMQGGAGGKGGPMSFGKSKARLLSEDQVKTTLADVAGCDEAKEEVGELVEFLRDPGKFQRLGGRIPRGVLMVGPPGTGKTLLAKAIAGEAKVPFFTISGSDFVEMFVGVGASRVRDMFEQAKKHAPCIIFIDEIDAVGRHRGAGMGGGHDEREQTLNQLLVEMDGFEMNDGIIVIAATNRPDVLDPALLRPGRFDRQVVVGLPDIRGREQILKVHMRKVPMGDDVAPAVIARGTPGFSGADLANLVNEASLFAARSGKRIVEMKEFELAKDKIMMGAERKSMVMSEKEKQNTAYHEAGHAIVGRVVPEHDPVYKVSIIPRGRALGVTMFLPEEDRYSLSKRALISQICSLYGGRIAEEMTLGFDGVTTGASNDIMRASQIARNMVTKWGLSEKLGPLMYAEEEGEVFLGRGGGGQNASFSGETAKLIDSEVRSIIDQCYGSAKQILTDNRDKLDAMADALMKYETIDAEQIDDIMAGRTPREPRDWSGGTGTGTPPPVVQDERPETPIGGPAADV from the coding sequence ATGGCAAAGAATCTGATCCTGTGGTTGATCATCGCGGCAGTCCTGGTGACGGTGATGAACAACTTCTCCAGCCCTAACGAGCCGCAGACCCTCAACTATTCCGACTTCATCCAGCAGGTCAAGGATGGCAAGGTCGAGCGCGTAGCCGTTGACGGCTATGTGATTACCGGCAAACGCAACGACGGCGACAGCTTCAAGACCATTCGTCCGGCGATCCAGGACAACGGTCTGATCGGCGATCTGGTCGACAACCACGTTGTGGTCGAAGGCAAGCAGCCTGAACAGCAAAGCATCTGGACCCAGCTCCTGGTGGCCAGCTTCCCGATCCTGGTGATCATCGCGGTGTTCATGTTCTTCATGCGCCAGATGCAGGGCGGTGCGGGCGGCAAGGGCGGACCGATGAGCTTCGGCAAGAGCAAGGCACGCCTGCTGTCCGAAGATCAGGTGAAAACCACATTGGCTGACGTTGCCGGTTGCGACGAAGCCAAGGAAGAAGTCGGCGAGTTGGTTGAGTTCCTGCGTGATCCGGGCAAGTTCCAGCGTCTGGGTGGTCGTATTCCTCGCGGCGTGCTGATGGTCGGTCCTCCGGGTACCGGTAAAACCTTGCTGGCCAAGGCGATTGCCGGCGAAGCGAAGGTGCCGTTCTTCACCATTTCCGGTTCCGACTTTGTCGAAATGTTCGTGGGTGTCGGCGCGAGCCGTGTTCGCGACATGTTCGAGCAAGCCAAGAAACACGCTCCATGCATCATCTTCATCGACGAAATCGACGCCGTCGGTCGCCATCGTGGCGCCGGCATGGGTGGCGGTCACGACGAGCGCGAGCAGACTCTCAACCAGTTGCTGGTAGAGATGGACGGCTTCGAAATGAATGACGGCATCATCGTGATTGCTGCTACCAACCGTCCTGACGTACTCGACCCTGCGCTGCTGCGTCCGGGCCGTTTCGACCGTCAGGTGGTGGTTGGCTTGCCGGACATCCGTGGTCGCGAGCAGATCCTCAAGGTTCACATGCGCAAAGTGCCAATGGGCGACGACGTTGCTCCGGCAGTCATCGCACGCGGTACTCCGGGCTTCTCCGGTGCCGACCTGGCCAACCTGGTCAACGAAGCGTCGCTGTTCGCTGCACGCAGCGGCAAGCGTATCGTCGAAATGAAGGAATTCGAACTGGCCAAAGACAAGATCATGATGGGTGCCGAGCGCAAATCCATGGTCATGTCCGAGAAAGAAAAGCAGAACACCGCTTATCACGAAGCTGGCCACGCCATCGTTGGTCGCGTAGTGCCTGAGCATGATCCGGTGTACAAGGTCTCGATCATTCCCCGCGGTCGTGCGCTGGGTGTGACCATGTTCCTGCCGGAAGAAGATCGCTACAGCCTCTCCAAGCGTGCGCTGATCAGTCAGATCTGCTCGCTGTACGGCGGTCGTATCGCTGAAGAAATGACCCTTGGCTTCGACGGTGTCACCACCGGTGCTTCGAACGACATCATGCGTGCCAGCCAGATTGCACGGAACATGGTGACCAAGTGGGGGCTGTCGGAAAAACTCGGTCCGTTGATGTACGCCGAAGAAGAGGGCGAAGTGTTCCTCGGTCGCGGCGGTGGTGGTCAGAATGCAAGCTTCTCCGGTGAGACGGCCAAGCTGATCGACTCCGAAGTGCGCAGTATCATTGACCAGTGCTACGGCAGCGCGAAACAGATTCTCACGGACAACCGTGACAAGCTGGACGCCATGGCGGATGCGCTGATGAAGTATGAAACGATCGATGCCGAGCAAATCGACGACATCATGGCGGGTCGCACGCCTCGCGAACCGCGCGACTGGTCGGGTGGTACCGGCACCGGTACGCCGCCTCCAGTGGTCCAGGATGAGCGTCCTGAAACGCCGATTGGCGGTCCGGCTGCTGACGTTTAA
- the rimP gene encoding ribosome maturation factor RimP, protein MSSKLEELQALLAPVVVALGYECWGIEFSAQGRHSMLRVYIDKEGGVLVDDCAIVSRQISGVLDVEDPIAVEYTLEVSSPGMERPLFTLEQFAKFAGEQVKIKLRSPFEGRRNFQGLLRGVEEQDVVVQVEDHEFLLPIDMIDKANIIPSFD, encoded by the coding sequence GTGTCGAGCAAGCTAGAAGAGTTGCAGGCCTTGCTGGCCCCGGTGGTCGTGGCCCTGGGCTATGAATGCTGGGGTATCGAGTTTTCGGCTCAGGGTCGTCACTCGATGTTGCGCGTTTATATCGATAAAGAGGGCGGTGTGCTGGTGGACGATTGCGCCATTGTCAGCCGTCAGATCAGCGGTGTACTGGATGTTGAAGATCCGATCGCCGTTGAATACACACTTGAAGTTTCCTCGCCTGGCATGGAACGCCCGCTGTTCACTCTTGAGCAGTTTGCAAAATTTGCCGGTGAACAAGTAAAGATCAAGCTGCGCTCGCCTTTTGAAGGGCGACGCAACTTTCAGGGCCTTCTGCGCGGTGTAGAAGAGCAGGACGTCGTGGTGCAGGTAGAAGACCATGAATTCCTGTTGCCGATCGACATGATCGACAAGGCCAACATTATTCCCAGTTTTGACTGA
- the greA gene encoding transcription elongation factor GreA, with translation MIKYPMTVQGAKALEEEHAHLTKVVRPKLSQDIGTARELGDLKENAEYHAAREQQGMVEARIRDIEGRIQNQVIIDVTTIPHTGKVIFGTTVEIANVETDESVTYHIVGEDEADFKLGKISVGSPLARALIGKEEGDVVAVKTPSGVIEYEIVEVRHI, from the coding sequence ATGATCAAATACCCAATGACCGTCCAGGGCGCGAAAGCCCTGGAAGAAGAACACGCTCATCTGACCAAGGTCGTTCGTCCGAAGCTCAGCCAGGACATCGGTACGGCTCGCGAGTTGGGTGACCTGAAGGAAAACGCCGAATACCATGCCGCCCGCGAACAGCAGGGCATGGTCGAGGCGCGGATTCGTGATATCGAAGGCCGGATTCAGAATCAGGTCATCATCGACGTCACGACTATTCCTCATACCGGCAAGGTGATCTTCGGTACAACCGTCGAAATCGCCAACGTCGAGACTGATGAGTCCGTGACTTACCACATCGTGGGTGAGGATGAGGCTGACTTCAAACTCGGCAAGATTTCGGTCGGCTCGCCTCTGGCTCGCGCCTTGATCGGCAAGGAAGAGGGCGATGTAGTCGCCGTGAAAACGCCAAGCGGCGTTATCGAGTACGAGATTGTCGAAGTCCGTCACATCTGA